A stretch of the Thiocystis violascens DSM 198 genome encodes the following:
- the cysM gene encoding cysteine synthase CysM — protein MPYPTIEEFVGKTPLVRLQRLPGATDNLILAKLEGNNPAGSVKDRPALNMIRRAEERGTIKPGDTLIEATSGNTGIALAMAAAIRGYRMRLIMPEHMSAERRGAMKSFGAEIVLTPKEGSMEAAIDLANAMEARGEGIRLDQFSNPDNPASHYETTGPEIWRDTDGRVTHFVSSMGTTGTIMGTGRYLKERNLAIQIVGVQPEEGASIPGIRRWPEAYLPRIYDPAGVDRIIDVSQTLAEQTTRDLAAKEGIFAGISSGGAIAAALRLSAEVSGATIVVIVCDRGDRYLSTGVF, from the coding sequence ATGCCCTATCCAACCATTGAAGAATTCGTCGGCAAGACGCCACTGGTCCGTTTGCAGCGTCTGCCTGGTGCAACCGACAACCTCATCCTCGCCAAGCTCGAAGGCAATAATCCTGCCGGATCGGTGAAGGATCGCCCGGCGTTGAACATGATCCGGCGCGCCGAGGAGCGTGGTACCATCAAACCCGGCGATACCCTGATCGAAGCGACCAGCGGCAACACCGGCATCGCGCTGGCGATGGCCGCGGCCATCCGGGGTTATCGGATGCGGCTCATCATGCCCGAGCACATGAGCGCGGAGCGGCGAGGGGCGATGAAGAGCTTCGGCGCCGAGATCGTGCTGACGCCCAAGGAGGGCAGCATGGAGGCGGCCATCGATCTGGCCAACGCCATGGAGGCGCGCGGGGAGGGTATCCGGCTCGATCAGTTTTCCAACCCGGACAATCCAGCCTCCCATTACGAGACCACCGGTCCCGAGATCTGGCGCGACACGGACGGGCGCGTGACGCACTTCGTGAGTTCCATGGGCACCACGGGGACCATCATGGGTACCGGGCGTTATCTCAAGGAGCGGAATTTGGCGATCCAGATCGTCGGCGTGCAGCCGGAGGAGGGGGCCAGCATCCCTGGTATCCGGCGTTGGCCGGAGGCGTATCTGCCACGCATCTATGATCCCGCCGGGGTCGACCGCATCATCGATGTCTCCCAGACGCTGGCCGAGCAGACCACTCGCGATCTGGCGGCGAAAGAGGGGATCTTTGCCGGCATCTCCTCGGGCGGCGCGATTGCCGCGGCGCTGCGTCTCTCGGCCGAGGTCAGCGGCGCGACGATCGTCGTCATTGTCTGCGACCGGGGGGATCGCTACTTATCGACCGGCGTTTTTTAA
- a CDS encoding response regulator, which yields MSEYPVSNPSNAEKDLKSTRRQTVLVVDDAPANIDLLVGSLKEEYNVKAATRGEKALQIVRSDHPPDMILLDIMMPGMDGYEVCRQLKEDFTTRHIPIIFITAKIGIEDEIRGFALGAVDYVTKPISPPVVQARVRAQLALYDQNQVLDRKVKEQTAQLHATRLRIIQRLGRAAEYKDNETGLHVIRMSHYSHVLGRAVGMNEQEAELLLNASPMHDIGKIGIPDRVLQKPGKLNPDEWVVMQTHCQIGADILGDAGDSELLDMARIVALTHHEKWDGTGYPRGLAAEAIPRVGRIVAVADVFDALTSVRPYKAAWPVEQAVALLRQEAGTHFDPQLVPLFIEALPDILDIKARHAEVQGQ from the coding sequence ATGTCAGAATATCCAGTCTCGAATCCGTCGAACGCGGAGAAGGATCTGAAATCCACACGGAGACAAACCGTCCTGGTGGTCGACGACGCGCCCGCGAACATCGACCTGCTGGTCGGCAGCCTCAAGGAGGAATACAACGTGAAAGCGGCGACGCGCGGCGAAAAGGCGCTTCAGATCGTCCGCTCCGACCATCCGCCAGATATGATTCTGCTCGATATCATGATGCCGGGCATGGACGGTTACGAGGTCTGCCGGCAGCTCAAGGAGGATTTCACCACCCGCCATATCCCCATCATCTTCATCACCGCCAAGATCGGGATCGAGGACGAGATCCGGGGATTCGCGCTGGGCGCCGTGGACTACGTCACCAAGCCGATCAGCCCGCCCGTCGTGCAGGCGCGGGTGCGCGCGCAACTCGCGCTTTACGACCAGAATCAGGTTCTCGACCGCAAGGTCAAGGAACAGACGGCGCAACTCCATGCCACCCGCCTGCGGATCATTCAGCGACTCGGGCGCGCGGCGGAATACAAGGACAACGAAACGGGGTTGCATGTCATTCGAATGAGTCACTATTCGCACGTCCTCGGGCGTGCGGTCGGGATGAACGAACAGGAGGCCGAGTTACTCTTGAACGCCTCGCCCATGCACGACATCGGCAAAATCGGCATCCCCGACCGAGTGCTTCAGAAACCCGGCAAACTGAATCCGGACGAATGGGTCGTGATGCAAACGCACTGCCAGATCGGCGCCGATATCCTCGGCGACGCGGGCGATTCGGAGCTGCTCGACATGGCGCGCATCGTCGCCTTGACGCATCACGAGAAATGGGACGGCACGGGTTATCCACGGGGTCTCGCCGCCGAGGCGATCCCGCGCGTGGGTCGTATCGTCGCCGTCGCGGATGTCTTCGATGCCCTGACGTCCGTGCGTCCCTACAAAGCGGCGTGGCCGGTGGAACAGGCCGTCGCGCTATTGCGGCAGGAGGCGGGCACCCATTTCGACCCCCAGCTTGTCCCGCTGTTCATTGAGGCGCTGCCCGACATCCTCGACATCAAGGCGCGCCATGCCGAAGTTCAGGGTCAGTAA